From the genome of Streptomyces sp. NBC_01304:
GTTTGAGGACACCGCCCGTAGGGCGGAAGGCTTCGCAGAATTTCGGGAAGGGGCGGGGTGGGGGATCGTATGAGCATCCGGGTAGTCGTCGCCGACGACCAAGAGCTGGTCCGCAGTGGCTTCGCCATGATCCTCGAAGCCCAGCCCGACATCGAGGTGGTCGCAGAAGCGGGTGACGGCTCGCAAGCCGTCCGGGCCGTGGCCCAACACACCCCCGACGTACTCCTCCTGGACATCCGCATGCCCGGCATGGACGGCCTGGAGGCCGCCCGGCTCGTCTGTGCCCAGTCCGGCTGCCGCGTGGTCATGCTCACCACCTTCGACCTCGACGAATACGTCTACGAGGCCCTGTACGCGGGAGCCAGCGGCTTCCTGCTCAAGGACGTGCGCCGGGACGACCTGGTGCACGCGGTCCGCGTCGTGGCCGCGGGCGACTCCCTGCTCGCCCCCTCCGTCACCCGCCGCCTGGTCGCCGACATCGTGAGCAGACGCCGCACCGCCGCCCAGGAGAGCCCCGCGGCCGCGCGCGACCGCCTCGCCGTGCTCACCGCCCGCGAGGAGGAGACCCTTCGCCTGCTGGCCCGCGGCCTCACCAATGCCGAGATCGCCGCCGACTTCGTGGTCAGCGATCACACGGTGAAGACCCATGTCAGCAATGTGCTCAGCAAGTTGGGGCTGCGCGATCGCGTACAGGCCGTGATCTGCGCGTACGAGACGGGCCTGGTCGTCCCGGGCACGGACTGAACTCCGCAGCCCGATCCGGCCCTCGCCCGCACGGGGGAGCCGGACCCCCCGCCTCGCCCGCCCGGGGGACCCCCGCAAATCCCTCTGCCCGGCGTTCTGAAGCCGCCCCTCCCGGCGGACCGTAAGCGGTGAGCAATCGGACACGCCCCGAGGAGGGACCATGCTCTCCGCACTCGCCAGGACGGCGACCCGTCGCCCGCTCACCGTGATCCTCGTATGGCTGCTGCTTCTGTTCCTCGGCTTCGGCTTCGGCACGGGCGTCTTCGACCGGCTCTCGGACGCCGTGCCGGACATCCCCGGCACGGAGTCGGACCGTACGGAACACCTGATGGAGGAGCTCGACCCGGCCGGCAGCGACATGACCGCCGTCGTCGCCGGTACGGAGGTGGCGAGGCTCCGCCCGCAGATCGAGCGCGCCGTCGCCGACGTACGGAACACGAAGGGAGTCGCGGAAGTCCCCGACCCCTTCACCACCCCCGGCCTCACCGCCGAGGACGGCCGGGCCCTGCTGATCCCCGTCGTCTTCGAGGGCGGCCTCGACGAGGACGCCGAGGACGACGCCATCGAGGACGCGGCCGGCCGGCTGCGGCAGATTGACGCGCCCCAAGTGCACGTCAGCGGCGGAGAGTTGCTCGGGCAGCAGATGGGTGAGCGGGCGGAGCAGGACGTCAAGAACGCGGAGATCATCACGCTGCCCGCCGTGCTGCTCCTGCTGCTGATCATCTTCGGCGGACTGCGCGCCGCCGGCCTGCCGCTCGTCGTGACGGTCTGCGGCGTGGGCGGGGCGTTCCTGATCCTGTTCGGCTTCAGCCAGGTCACCGAGATCTCGCTGTACGTCGTCCAGATCACCACGATGATGGGGCTCGGGCTCGCCGTCGACTACGCGCTGCTGATGGTCATGCGCTTCCGTGAGGAGCGGCGCGGCACCGAGTCCACCGACGCCGACGATGTGGTCGAGGCGGTGCACCGGACCGTCGCGCACGCCGGGCGGACCGTGCTGTTCTCCGGGCTCACCGTGGCCGTCAGCCTGGCCGGGCTGCTCGTCTACCCGAGTCCCTTCCTGCGCTCAATGGGCCTGGCGGTGGGGGCGGTTGTGGTCGTCGACATGCTGGCCGCGGTCACGCTGGTGCCGGCACTGCTGACCAGGTTCGGGCGGAAGATCGCGCCCGCCAAGGCCAGGGCGAAGCCTGCCGGGCGGGAGCCCGGGGCGGTCTTCGCCCGCCTTGCGCGCTTCTCGATCCGGCGGCCGCTGCTCGTCGTGACCGTCGTGGTGGCCGGGCTCGTGGTGCTCGCGCTGCCCGCCCTCGGCATGAAGATCGCGGTGGGGGACGCGCGTTCGCTGCCCAAGGACACCGAGGCACGGCAGCTGTACGACACCGTGGGCGCGCACTTCCCGGCAGGCACGGGCATCGACCCGATCACGGTCCTGATCCGGCCCGGGGCGCCGCGCGACTGCGCGCGCAAGATCCGGGCGCTGCCCGGGATCGCGGCCTCCGAGAGCCACCAGCTGCCCGACGGTTCGACGGTGGTCGAGCTGAGCCCGACCGGGGCGGTGGACGGGCCGACCGCGACCGGACTGGTGCGTGAGATAAGGGACTTGAGGGGCGACGAGCCGGTGCAGGTGGCGGGCACGGCGGCCCGGTTGGTCGACTTCCGGAACATGCTGGGCGAGCTGACCCCGTGGGCCGCGCTGATCGTCCTCGTCGGGATCTCGGTGCTGCTCTTCGCCTTCACGGGCTCGCTGCTCATCCCGCTGCGCACCCTGCTGACCACGCTGCTCAGTCTGGGCGCCGCGCTCGGGGTGGTCACCTGGGTCTTCCAGGGCGGGCACGGGGCGTCGTGGCTCGGCGGGGAAGGGCTCGGCGAACTGAACATCACCGCACCGCCGTTGATCATCGCGATCGCGTTCGGCCTCGCCATGGACTACGAGCTGTTCATCCTGTCCCGGATGCGGGAGAGCTGGCTGGCCACGGGGAACGCCGAGGAGGCCGTGGTGAGCGGGCTGCGGCACTCGGGGCGGGTCGTGAGCTGTGCGGCGCTGCTGCTCTCGGTGGTGTTCGCCGGGTTCATGACCGGGGGCTTCTCACCGATCCTGCAGATCGGGCTCGGTCTGACCCTCGCGGTCCTGATCGACGCGACCGTGGTCCGGATGCTGCTCGTCCCGGCGACGATGGCGCTGCTCGGTGCGCGGGCCTGGTGGGCGCCGGCCCGGTTGCGGCGGGTGCATGAGCGGTACGGGGTGCGTGGTTGAGCCCCGGCCGAAACATCGGGCCCCGACCCCTGCGAGGGGGCCGGGGCCCTGTGCTGCCGTGCCTTTCAGCCGAACATGCCGGGCTGGTAGGCCCCGGCGGGCTGCTGGGCCATGACGTTCCCGCGGTTGAAGGCGTTGATGACGGCGACGGCCACCACCAGGGCGGCGAGCTGCTCCTCGTCGTAGTGCTTGGCGGCGTTCGCCCAGACCTCGTCCGGTACGCCACCGGCCGCGTCGGCGATGCGGCTGCCCTGCTCGGCCAGCTCCAGGGCGGCACGCTCGGCCTCGGTGAACACCGTGGCCTCGCGCCAGGCGGCGATCAGGTTGAGGCGGAGCGCGGTCTCCCCGGCGTGGGTGGCGTCCTTGGTGTGCATGTCGAGGCAGAACCCGCAGCCGTTGATCTGGCTGGCCCGGATCTTCACGAGCTCGAGCGTCGAGTTCGGCACGGTCGACTCCTCGACCGCCTTGCCCGCGGCGATGAGGTGCTTCATGGCCTTGGCTGCCGCCGAGGTCGCTACGGGGGCGGCGAAGAAGTTCAGGCGGGCTTCCATGGTGCACTCCTTGGGTTGCTGCTTTTGGCTACACCCCTAAGACGTCATGACCTCGGCCCGTTGTGACACCTCTGGATGTGAAGCAGCTCACAGGGTGCTCACGCGAAGCTCGCAGCAGGCTCACATGAGCTGAAGCCCGAGCAGCGCGTCGAGCCCGCCCTTGATCCGCTCGACCGACATCCCGCGCTCCGTACGCAGATGCCGCACCAGGGACGGCCTGAGCGGCGCGAGCAGCAGATCGGCGAGCAGGGCGGCGTCGGCCTCCGGGTGCATCTGGCCGACGAGCATCGCGACATGGGTGTGGCAGATCCGGTACGGCCCGCTGCCGTACATGGCCCGGGGATCGGACACCTCGACGGCGAGCATCAGGTCGCGCAGCTCGTCGACGTACTCCGCGTACGCATGCAGGAACGCGCGCAGCCGCTCGACCGGCGGGGCCTCGGGCCCGAGCGGTGGCGGACCGCTCAAGAAGCTCTGCTGGAAGGCCTGTTCGCGCTCGTCGAGCAGGGCGATCAGGAGCGTGGCCACATCGCCGAAGCGCCGGTACACCGTGCCCACGCCGATGCCGCTGGCCTTCGCCACGGCGTTCATGGTCAGGCAGGCGGGGCCCTGCTCCTCAAGGAGGACGGCCGCCGCATCGAGGATCCTGCGCCGGTTGCGGGCGGCGTCCGCGCGCTCGGGCGCGGGCTGGCCGGCCAGCGGCAGGTCGATGCGGAGGGGTTCGTTCCGAGGCTCCTTCGGCGGCGTCATGCCCGGAGCGTACTCGTGAACGAGCAAAGCGGAAAGGTATCCACTTTTCTTCGGGAACCCCTTGCGGAAGCGGATCGCTATCCGTTTAACTCGGAAGCGCGCCGAACCGGATAGTGATCCGCTTCGGCCGATCACGACTTTCCGGTGTCAGGTTTCTGGTTTCAGGTCTCTGGAGGACCGTCATGAGCGCAGCAGCGAAGATCGCCGTCATCTACTACTCGTCGACCGGCAATGTGCACGAGCTGGCCAAGTCCATCGCCGAGGGCGCGGAGAAGTCCGGCGCCGAGGTCCGCCTGCGCCGCGTCCCCGAGCTCGCCCCCGATGCCGCGATCGACTCCAACCCGGCCTGGCGCGCCCACGTCGACGCCACCAAGGACGAGGTCGAGGTCGCCACGCTCGACGACCTGGCCTGGGCGGACGGCTATGCGCTCGGTTCGCCGACCCGCTACGGCAACATTTCGAGCCAGCTGAAGCAGTACATCGACTCGACCGGTGGCCTGTGGCAGCAGGGCACCATGGCGGACAAGCCCTTCACGGCCTTCACCAGCGCCCACAACCTGCACGGCGGCAACGAGTCGACGCTGCTCGCCCTCTACAACACCGCGCACCACTGGGGCTCGATCATCGTCTCGCCCGGCTTCACGGACCCGGTCGTCTACGGCAACGGCGGCAACCCCTACGGAACCGTGCACGCCGGCGCCAACGGCGAGGTCGGCGACCCCGCCCGCGAGGCCGCCCGCTACCAGGGCGAGCGGCTCGCGAAGATCACGGCGAAGCTGAGCTGACCCCGGCTCCTCCCGCTCCTCCGGCTCCTCCGGGGGCTTACGGGGTCTCAGGCCTTCGGCAGCTGCTGCGTGGAGCAGTGGATGCTGCCGCCGCCCTCGGCGAGGGTGTCGACCGGCACCTGGACGACCTCCCGCTCCGGGTACAGCTCGCGCAGCAGGTCCGCCGCGTGGGCGTCGGCCTTGCGGTCGCCGAAGCGGGGGGCGATCACCCCGTCGTTGACGACGTAGTAATTGACGTAACTGGCAAGGAATTCGTCCCCGCGCGGACCGATGTCGACGGGCTCCGGAAGCTCGACCAGTTCGAGCTTCCGCCCCTTCGCGTCCGTCGCCCCGCGCAGGGCCTCGCGGGTCTCCTCGTACACCTTGAACCAGATGTCCCGGGGCGCACCCGGCGCCGGGGCGTTCAGGAGCACGACACCGGGTTCCGTGAAGCGGGCGAGCCCGTCGATGTGCAGGTCCGTGATGTCGTGGTCCTTGAGGCCCTTCACCCAGATCACCTTGGTGACGCCGAGCAGCGCCTTCAGCTCCCGCTCCAGGTCGTCGCGGCTCTTGCCGGGGTTCCGGTTGTCGTTGACGACCGAGCTCTCGGTGATCATGAGCGTGCCGTCGCCGTCGACCTCGAGGGAGCCGCCCTCGGCGACCAGCGGGGCCGCGATCCGCGGGATGTCCTCGTGCGCGAGCAGCTTGCGGGCGACCTGGGCGTCCAGGCGGTGCTCCTGCTTGTCGCCCCAGCCGTTGAAGTTCAGGTCGACCCCGGCCAGGGAGCCGTCGGTGCGCCGCACGAAGGTCGGCCCGGTGTCGCGCATCCACAGGTCGTTCACCGGCACGACCACGACGTCGACCTGCGAGCCCACCGCCCTGCGCGCGCCCTGCGCGTCCCCCTCCGAGGCCAGCACGGTGACCGGCTCGAAGTCGCCGATGGTCCGGGCGATGCGCGCGATGTCGTCGCGTACGCCCGCGGTGTCGCGTCCCCAGATCTTCTTGGTGGGCCACGCCATGAAGGTGCCCTGATGCGGCTCCCGCTCGTCCGGCATGCGGCCGCCGGTGACCGGGCCCGAGGCCGTTTCGGCGGCCGGGGACTCGGTGCCGGCCGACGCCGCGCTCGCCCCCGCACCGCACGCGGAGACCACCGGGGCGAGCGCCGCGGCGGCGGCGGTGGTCAGCAGGGCCTTGCGGCGGGTCATGGCCATCTCGATCTCTCCTGAGGTAATCCGGACCGTTCTACGACAACCCCGGAGGCAGGCCGGGGGAACACCGGGGCGCGGGAAAGCGCCGGAGCGCCGAAGCTAGTCCTGACTGAAATTTCAGTCAAGCTCCAGCGTACGTCAGAACGCCCGGCCCGGCATGCCGGGCCACGCGCCCGGTGCCACGATCAAGAAATGCAGCCGGACCGGATGAGGCTCGGAAGACTGATCACCCGCATCGACGCCCTGCCCCCGGCCGTCGGCGCCCTGGTCATGGCGACCACGATCCTGTCGGTCGGCCTGCACCTGCTCGGGGTGGACTGGGCCTCGCTGGCGTTCCTGGTCGTGGCCCTCGGGGTCTGGCTGCTGCTCGCCGCCGTCTTCGTACGCCATCTCCTGACCGAACGGGACCGCTGGCGTCAGGAGGCCGACACCCCGCCCGCGCTGACCGCCGTCGCCGCGACCGGAGTCGTCGGCACCCGTCTGTCGCTGCTCGGCTGGGGCCCGGTCTCGGTGCTCGCGCTCTGTCTCACCGTGCTGCTCTGGCCGCTGCTGATGACGCATGTGCTGCGGCACCGGGGGCGCAGTGTGCCGGGCGCCGCCTATCTGGTGTGCGTGGCGACCCAGGCCATCGTGGTCCTGGCCTGCGCGGTCGCCACGTCCAGCGGGTGGCGCTGGCTGCTGTGGCCGGCCCTCGTGCTGTTCGTGATCGGGATCCTGCTGTACGTCCTCGTCCTCGCGCGGTTCGACTTCCGCCAACTCGCCGCCGGCGCGGGCGACCACTGGATCATCGCGGGGGCGATGTCGATCTCCGCCCTGGCCGGGTCCAAGCTGGTCGCCGCGGCGGCGCCGCACGGGCCGCTGCGCTGGGCGACCTCGCTGCACGACCCGTTGCGGATCGCGACGCTGGTGCTCCTGGGTGTGGCGCTCGCCTGGTATGCGGTCCTCCTGTGCTGCGAACTCCGTTGGCCCCGGCCGGGATACAGCACCAAGCGCTGGTCCACGGTGTTCCCGCTCGGCATGACCGCGGTGGCCGCGCTGTCCACGTCGGCGGCCCTGGAGATCCCGTGGCTGTGGACCCTGGGGAAGATTCTGCTCTGGCCTGCGGTTCTCGTCTGGGCGGTGGTTGTGCTGGGTGCGATGCGTACCCTCTGGCGCGCCAAACCGCGTGACGACGCGCGTACGCCCGTACGCCGCAACTGAGCATCGAGGAGCCGTACATGTCTTACCCCGAGCCCCGCTACCTCGGCGAAAAGGGCGAGATCAACGCGATGTTCAGGTCGGCGGACCAGGAGGCCGAGCTGACCTCGGGCACCGGGAACCGCACCCACTATCTGGCCACGCACGCCTCCACCGGCGGCGAATTCGGGCTCTACAAGGTCGACTTGGGGCCGCAGTCACCCGGTCCGAGCACCCACTTCCACCGGGCGATATCGGAGTCCTTCTTCGTCCTGTCCGGGCAGGTGGACCTCTACAACGGCCAGGAGTGGATCACGGCGGGCGCCGGGGACTTCCTGCACGTCCCCGTCGGCGGTCTGCACGCCTTCAAGAACCAGCACGACGACCCGGCCTCCATGATCATGCTCTTCACGCCGGGTGCGCCGCGCGAGGAGTACTTCGAGAAGGTGGCGGAGATGGCGCAGCGCGGGGGCGAGGAGTTCGGCGAGTTCCTCGTCAAGCACGACAGCTACTTCGTGCCCGACGAGCCCATCACGCCGATGACGTGAACCCGGTCCGCCCCTGCCGGAGTCACGCGTCCAGGACCAGGTCCGACGTAGGGATGGACTGGCAGGTCAGCACTTCCTGCTCGGGGAGGTCGTCCGAGGTGGCCACCAGGTGGGCGGCCTCCCCCTTGAGCACCGAGCACGCGCAGCTCTCGCACTGCCCGACCCGGCAGCCACTGGCCAGCCGGACGCCCGCACCCTCACCCAGTTCGAGGAGGCTGCCGTCGCCCTTGCGCCAGACGACCTCGCGGTCGGACTTGGCGAAGCGGACGGTGAACTCCGCGTCGTCCGGCACGGACACCTCGCGCCGCGCCGCCCGGAACTTCTCGCTGAAGATCTCGAAGCGGGGGACGCCGAGTTCGAGCAGGCCGGAGGTGAGGGATTCCAGCATCGGCTCCGGACCGCACAGGTAGAAGCGGGCCCGGCGGGCGATCAGGTCGGGCGCGATGTCGGCCACCGAGACGAAGCCCCGGCGGTCGTAGTCGCGGCCCAGGACGTCGCCGTCGGCCGGGGCGGCGTAGTGCTCGATGACGCGCAACGCCCTGATCCGGCCCTGGAGTTCGCGCAGCCGGTCCCGGAAGGGATGGTCGGCCGAGTCGCGCACGCCGTAATGGAGGATCACCTCGCGCACGTCGGAGCCGTTCGCGGCCAACGTCTCCAGATAGCTCAGGAACGGCGTGATCCCGATGCCGCCCGCGAGCAGCACCACCGGGAAGTCCGCCCGCGTGGGCAGGCAGAACGTGCCGCCGGGGGTGGCGAGCCGGAGTTCGTCGCCGACAGCCAGGCGCTCGTGGACGTACGTCGAGAACTCGCCCTCGGCGACCTGGCGTACGGCCAACTCATAAGCGGTACGCCCCTGTTCGCGGGCGGGCCCGGTCAGTGAGTAGCTGCGGTCGGTCGCGATGCCCGGCGCGTGCACGGTCAGGTGCTGGCCCGGCAGGTGGTCCGGCAGCGGCTCGCCGTCGACGGGCTCCAGGCGCAGGGTGCGTACGCCGTCGCCCTCGGCCCCGACCGCGGTCACCGTGAACGGGCGCGTCCCGGTCCACTCGGCCGCTCCCGGCGCGGGCCGCACCTCGCAGACCGCCGCCCGCAGCGGCACCGAACCGCTCAGCGGGTCGGTCTCCGAATCGTCGACCAGGCGGTTGAAGTTGGCGCCCGAAAGACTCAGAGGGTCGGCGCCGGGCTGCCCGAGGTCGGGCGAGTCCTGCCACCAGCCGTACTCGGCGGACACCACACCGGGGTGCAGCGACTCGTCGAAGCGGGCCCGCAGCCGGATGGACCCGAGCCGCGTCGACACCTCCACCCACTGACCCCCGCCGATCCCGCGCGCGGCGGCCGTCTCCGGGCTGAGGTGGACCAGCGGATCGGGGGAGCGGCGACGCAGCGAGGCGACGGCGCGGTGCTGGCTGTGCACGAAGTAGCCGCTCTTGGCGTTGGTGAGGACGAGCGGGAAGTCAGGGCTGGTGGCGGCCGGTTCGCGGTGTTCCGGCACCGGCGGGTAGCCGTACGCGGCCAGGCGCTCCGAGTAGAACTCGACCCGCCGCGTCGGCGTGCCGAAGCCCGTCACGGTCCCGTCCGCCTGCTCGGAGGCGTACTTGCGGTGGCGTACCGGCTTGCGGATCCGCATCCCGCCGGGCCGCGCCCGCAGCGCGTCCGTGGTCAGGCCGAGCGGCGCCAGCTGGTGGTTCCAGGCGGCCTCGATGTCCCCGTCGAAGAACAGCTCGCCGAGGCCGAGCCGCCGCGCGAGCGCGAAGACGACCTCGGTGTCGGAGCGGGAGGAGCCCTGTGGCTCGACCATCCGCTGCCGCAGCTGGATGTGCTCCGCCGCCTGGTGATTGGTCTCGAAGCCGAAGCGCAGCCCTTCGTGCTCCCAGGCGCTGTTGACGGGCAGGACGATGTCGGCGGTGCGGCTGGTGGGGTTGTGGAACAGGTCGATGTGCACCTGGAATTCGAGGGTCCGCAGGGCCTGCGCCATGCGGTCCGAGCCGGGCTGGGCGACGACGAGGTTCGATCCGAAGCCGATCAACGCCCGTACCGCGTAAGGGTCTTGGTGCTCGACGGCCCGGCAGAGGTCGCCCGCGTTGATGTACCCGGAGGCGGGCGGCCCCAGCGGGTGCTTGTCGAGTCCGAGCGCCTTGGCCTGCTGCTCGGGGGCGAGCTTGCCGGCGGCCGGGGCGTAGGGCGGCGGGGCGACGACGTGGTTGCCGCCGGGGGTGTCGTACGACCCGGTCAGCGCGTACAGCGTGGCCATCGCCCGCTCGGTCTGCGAGGCGTTGGCGCTCTGGCCGACGCCGGTCCAGCCGTAGTACGCCACCGATCCCGCGGCCGCGATCGCGTCGGCCAGGGCGCGGATCTCCGCCTCCGGGATCCAGGTCGTCTCGGCCACCCGCGCCACGGGCCACCGGGCACAGGCGTCGGCGTACTTCTGGAACGAGGGTACGCAGGTGACGGAGCCGGTGCGGGTGGCGATCCGGTACGTCCCCGTCAGGGCGAACCGCTCCGGGCGGTGGGCGGCGCGGTGGGTGTCGTAGGGCTCGGGGCGCTCGCCCTGCTCGTTCCAGACGACGAACCCGTCCGAAGGAGCGGCGCCTTCGGTGAGCTCGTCGGCGCGCAGGAAGCGGCCGGTGTCGCAGCGCACGAGGAACGGGGCGTTGGTCCAGCCGCGCACGAACTCCTCGTCGTACGCGCCCTGTTCGATGAGCAGCTGGGCCAGGCCCAGGGCGAGCGCCGCGTCCGTGCCGGGCCGCACCCGCAGCCAGTGCTCGGCGCCGAGCGCGCTGGTGGAGCGGCGCGGGTCGATCACGGCGAGCTTCATGCCGCGGGCCTGCGCCGCGGAGACGGCGGCGGACTGGGCGAGCCAGGTCTTGGCCGGGTTGAAGCCCCAGAGCAGGGCGAGGTCGGCGTGCGCGTAGTCCGGCGGGGGGAGCGGGGAGCCGAAGGTGAAGGCGTGTGCGGAGTCCTTGTGCCAGTTGCAGAGCTCGGCGCTGTACACGGTGTTGGGGCTGCCGAAGCCGCGTATCAGACGCTCGATCCACTCGGTGGCGTCCGACACCATCGTGCCGCTCGGCGTCGCGACCCCGAAGGCCACCGCCTCGGGTCCGCTCTCCTCGGCGATCGCCCGCATCTTCCCGGCGATCTCGTCGAGCGCCTCGTCCCAACTGATCGGCTGCCAGCCGGGATCCGGGTCCGACTTGGGGTTCGTACGGCGCAGGGGAGTGGTGAGCCGCTGGGTGCTGTGCGCGATCTCCGGGGCGGCGCGGCCCTTGGGGCACATCGCGGTGCCGTTGGGGTGGCGGGGGTCGGGGCGGGCGCCGGTCATGCGGCCGTCCTGCACGGTGTAGATGACGCCGCAGCGGGACTTGCACAACGTGCAGAAGCCGCGCTTTTCCACAGTCTGTGTGCTG
Proteins encoded in this window:
- a CDS encoding cupin domain-containing protein; amino-acid sequence: MSYPEPRYLGEKGEINAMFRSADQEAELTSGTGNRTHYLATHASTGGEFGLYKVDLGPQSPGPSTHFHRAISESFFVLSGQVDLYNGQEWITAGAGDFLHVPVGGLHAFKNQHDDPASMIMLFTPGAPREEYFEKVAEMAQRGGEEFGEFLVKHDSYFVPDEPITPMT
- a CDS encoding tellurite resistance/C4-dicarboxylate transporter family protein; protein product: MRLGRLITRIDALPPAVGALVMATTILSVGLHLLGVDWASLAFLVVALGVWLLLAAVFVRHLLTERDRWRQEADTPPALTAVAATGVVGTRLSLLGWGPVSVLALCLTVLLWPLLMTHVLRHRGRSVPGAAYLVCVATQAIVVLACAVATSSGWRWLLWPALVLFVIGILLYVLVLARFDFRQLAAGAGDHWIIAGAMSISALAGSKLVAAAAPHGPLRWATSLHDPLRIATLVLLGVALAWYAVLLCCELRWPRPGYSTKRWSTVFPLGMTAVAALSTSAALEIPWLWTLGKILLWPAVLVWAVVVLGAMRTLWRAKPRDDARTPVRRN
- a CDS encoding MMPL family transporter, translated to MLSALARTATRRPLTVILVWLLLLFLGFGFGTGVFDRLSDAVPDIPGTESDRTEHLMEELDPAGSDMTAVVAGTEVARLRPQIERAVADVRNTKGVAEVPDPFTTPGLTAEDGRALLIPVVFEGGLDEDAEDDAIEDAAGRLRQIDAPQVHVSGGELLGQQMGERAEQDVKNAEIITLPAVLLLLLIIFGGLRAAGLPLVVTVCGVGGAFLILFGFSQVTEISLYVVQITTMMGLGLAVDYALLMVMRFREERRGTESTDADDVVEAVHRTVAHAGRTVLFSGLTVAVSLAGLLVYPSPFLRSMGLAVGAVVVVDMLAAVTLVPALLTRFGRKIAPAKARAKPAGREPGAVFARLARFSIRRPLLVVTVVVAGLVVLALPALGMKIAVGDARSLPKDTEARQLYDTVGAHFPAGTGIDPITVLIRPGAPRDCARKIRALPGIAASESHQLPDGSTVVELSPTGAVDGPTATGLVREIRDLRGDEPVQVAGTAARLVDFRNMLGELTPWAALIVLVGISVLLFAFTGSLLIPLRTLLTTLLSLGAALGVVTWVFQGGHGASWLGGEGLGELNITAPPLIIAIAFGLAMDYELFILSRMRESWLATGNAEEAVVSGLRHSGRVVSCAALLLSVVFAGFMTGGFSPILQIGLGLTLAVLIDATVVRMLLVPATMALLGARAWWAPARLRRVHERYGVRG
- a CDS encoding TetR/AcrR family transcriptional regulator, translating into MTPPKEPRNEPLRIDLPLAGQPAPERADAARNRRRILDAAAVLLEEQGPACLTMNAVAKASGIGVGTVYRRFGDVATLLIALLDEREQAFQQSFLSGPPPLGPEAPPVERLRAFLHAYAEYVDELRDLMLAVEVSDPRAMYGSGPYRICHTHVAMLVGQMHPEADAALLADLLLAPLRPSLVRHLRTERGMSVERIKGGLDALLGLQLM
- a CDS encoding molybdopterin-dependent oxidoreductase, with the protein product MASTQTVEKRGFCTLCKSRCGVIYTVQDGRMTGARPDPRHPNGTAMCPKGRAAPEIAHSTQRLTTPLRRTNPKSDPDPGWQPISWDEALDEIAGKMRAIAEESGPEAVAFGVATPSGTMVSDATEWIERLIRGFGSPNTVYSAELCNWHKDSAHAFTFGSPLPPPDYAHADLALLWGFNPAKTWLAQSAAVSAAQARGMKLAVIDPRRSTSALGAEHWLRVRPGTDAALALGLAQLLIEQGAYDEEFVRGWTNAPFLVRCDTGRFLRADELTEGAAPSDGFVVWNEQGERPEPYDTHRAAHRPERFALTGTYRIATRTGSVTCVPSFQKYADACARWPVARVAETTWIPEAEIRALADAIAAAGSVAYYGWTGVGQSANASQTERAMATLYALTGSYDTPGGNHVVAPPPYAPAAGKLAPEQQAKALGLDKHPLGPPASGYINAGDLCRAVEHQDPYAVRALIGFGSNLVVAQPGSDRMAQALRTLEFQVHIDLFHNPTSRTADIVLPVNSAWEHEGLRFGFETNHQAAEHIQLRQRMVEPQGSSRSDTEVVFALARRLGLGELFFDGDIEAAWNHQLAPLGLTTDALRARPGGMRIRKPVRHRKYASEQADGTVTGFGTPTRRVEFYSERLAAYGYPPVPEHREPAATSPDFPLVLTNAKSGYFVHSQHRAVASLRRRSPDPLVHLSPETAAARGIGGGQWVEVSTRLGSIRLRARFDESLHPGVVSAEYGWWQDSPDLGQPGADPLSLSGANFNRLVDDSETDPLSGSVPLRAAVCEVRPAPGAAEWTGTRPFTVTAVGAEGDGVRTLRLEPVDGEPLPDHLPGQHLTVHAPGIATDRSYSLTGPAREQGRTAYELAVRQVAEGEFSTYVHERLAVGDELRLATPGGTFCLPTRADFPVVLLAGGIGITPFLSYLETLAANGSDVREVILHYGVRDSADHPFRDRLRELQGRIRALRVIEHYAAPADGDVLGRDYDRRGFVSVADIAPDLIARRARFYLCGPEPMLESLTSGLLELGVPRFEIFSEKFRAARREVSVPDDAEFTVRFAKSDREVVWRKGDGSLLELGEGAGVRLASGCRVGQCESCACSVLKGEAAHLVATSDDLPEQEVLTCQSIPTSDLVLDA
- a CDS encoding agmatine deiminase family protein; translation: MAMTRRKALLTTAAAAALAPVVSACGAGASAASAGTESPAAETASGPVTGGRMPDEREPHQGTFMAWPTKKIWGRDTAGVRDDIARIARTIGDFEPVTVLASEGDAQGARRAVGSQVDVVVVPVNDLWMRDTGPTFVRRTDGSLAGVDLNFNGWGDKQEHRLDAQVARKLLAHEDIPRIAAPLVAEGGSLEVDGDGTLMITESSVVNDNRNPGKSRDDLERELKALLGVTKVIWVKGLKDHDITDLHIDGLARFTEPGVVLLNAPAPGAPRDIWFKVYEETREALRGATDAKGRKLELVELPEPVDIGPRGDEFLASYVNYYVVNDGVIAPRFGDRKADAHAADLLRELYPEREVVQVPVDTLAEGGGSIHCSTQQLPKA
- a CDS encoding response regulator transcription factor; translation: MSIRVVVADDQELVRSGFAMILEAQPDIEVVAEAGDGSQAVRAVAQHTPDVLLLDIRMPGMDGLEAARLVCAQSGCRVVMLTTFDLDEYVYEALYAGASGFLLKDVRRDDLVHAVRVVAAGDSLLAPSVTRRLVADIVSRRRTAAQESPAAARDRLAVLTAREEETLRLLARGLTNAEIAADFVVSDHTVKTHVSNVLSKLGLRDRVQAVICAYETGLVVPGTD
- a CDS encoding carboxymuconolactone decarboxylase family protein, encoding MEARLNFFAAPVATSAAAKAMKHLIAAGKAVEESTVPNSTLELVKIRASQINGCGFCLDMHTKDATHAGETALRLNLIAAWREATVFTEAERAALELAEQGSRIADAAGGVPDEVWANAAKHYDEEQLAALVVAVAVINAFNRGNVMAQQPAGAYQPGMFG
- the wrbA gene encoding NAD(P)H:quinone oxidoreductase produces the protein MSAAAKIAVIYYSSTGNVHELAKSIAEGAEKSGAEVRLRRVPELAPDAAIDSNPAWRAHVDATKDEVEVATLDDLAWADGYALGSPTRYGNISSQLKQYIDSTGGLWQQGTMADKPFTAFTSAHNLHGGNESTLLALYNTAHHWGSIIVSPGFTDPVVYGNGGNPYGTVHAGANGEVGDPAREAARYQGERLAKITAKLS